The Lacipirellula parvula genome window below encodes:
- a CDS encoding PEP-CTERM sorting domain-containing protein (PEP-CTERM proteins occur, often in large numbers, in the proteomes of bacteria that also encode an exosortase, a predicted intramembrane cysteine proteinase. The presence of a PEP-CTERM domain at a protein's C-terminus predicts cleavage within the sorting domain, followed by covalent anchoring to some some component of the (usually Gram-negative) cell surface. Many PEP-CTERM proteins exhibit an unusual sequence composition that includes large numbers of potential glycosylation sites. Expression of one such protein has been shown restore the ability of a bacterium to form floc, a type of biofilm.), which yields MEKRYMKTHSCSQPTMMGALCTLVILATACLCASTDAATLVGYQSNGGHSISLFLKGGALNNGFNALSLKATSNAFANVNSGLAAGVPRPAGQAFTYRNRALELDPLDPDVPGVGKGWTILGPIINTTEVSFGGGPLGKKITTAGEPRGELFLANLYSGQLNGFSEFNATLTLVYGGDTVLTESLSVPLGGLPPLPEVPEPSSAALFMAAIVGGAIAQRKRAAVQTESAGRPAWISH from the coding sequence TTGGAGAAACGCTACATGAAAACTCACTCTTGCTCGCAGCCAACCATGATGGGTGCGTTGTGCACGCTCGTCATTCTCGCAACGGCATGCTTGTGCGCGTCGACTGATGCGGCGACTCTAGTTGGCTACCAGAGCAACGGCGGCCATTCTATCTCCCTCTTCCTAAAGGGCGGCGCGCTGAACAACGGTTTCAATGCGTTGTCGCTAAAAGCCACAAGCAATGCATTTGCGAACGTCAACAGCGGTCTCGCAGCGGGCGTACCGCGGCCGGCGGGCCAGGCGTTCACCTATCGCAACCGCGCGTTGGAACTTGATCCGCTGGACCCTGATGTTCCTGGCGTCGGCAAGGGATGGACGATTCTGGGTCCGATTATAAACACGACTGAAGTTTCGTTCGGCGGCGGGCCGCTCGGCAAGAAAATCACGACGGCGGGAGAGCCGCGCGGGGAGCTGTTCCTTGCCAATCTGTATTCCGGGCAGCTGAACGGTTTCTCCGAATTTAACGCGACGCTGACTCTCGTGTATGGCGGCGATACGGTTCTGACGGAATCGCTTTCCGTTCCGCTCGGCGGACTGCCTCCGCTTCCAGAAGTGCCGGAGCCTAGTTCGGCGGCGCTATTCATGGCCGCAATTGTTGGGGGCGCCATCGCGCAACGCAAGCGTGCGGCGGTGCAGACCGAATCGGCAGGGAGGCCAGCATGGATAAGCCATTGA
- a CDS encoding PEP-CTERM sorting domain-containing protein, whose translation MKSIFALVALACAFTVSTAEAAKLYYTANANNTFSVYLEGQATSFNGVSLSVTPNSGASFNNINSGLVSGAPRPAEAAFTYRNRALDIATDDPDNPGVGKGWTVLSPVNTAALVSFSGGPLGQSISTAAEPNGRLFLANLSFPSLAETATASLTLVNGVDTVYTESLQLVRVPEPATLAMAGLGLIGVVAARRRKA comes from the coding sequence ATGAAGAGTATTTTCGCTTTGGTTGCACTCGCTTGTGCATTCACCGTTTCCACTGCTGAAGCTGCAAAGCTTTACTACACCGCGAACGCCAATAACACCTTCTCGGTCTACCTGGAAGGTCAAGCGACCTCGTTCAACGGCGTGTCGCTGAGCGTCACCCCGAACAGCGGTGCTTCGTTTAACAACATCAACAGCGGCCTTGTGTCGGGTGCTCCGCGTCCTGCTGAAGCTGCCTTCACCTACCGCAACCGCGCCTTGGACATCGCTACGGACGATCCGGATAACCCCGGCGTTGGCAAGGGTTGGACCGTTCTGTCGCCGGTTAACACTGCCGCTTTGGTTTCCTTCAGCGGTGGTCCGCTCGGCCAGAGCATCAGCACTGCCGCTGAGCCGAATGGTCGGTTGTTCCTGGCTAACCTGAGCTTCCCGAGCTTGGCCGAAACCGCCACGGCTTCGCTCACGCTCGTGAACGGCGTCGATACGGTCTACACCGAATCGTTGCAGCTCGTCCGCGTTCCGGAACCGGCTACGCTGGCTATGGCGGGCCTGGGCTTGATCGGCGTTGTTGCCGCTCGTCGCCGCAAGGCCTAG
- a CDS encoding PEP-CTERM sorting domain-containing protein, with amino-acid sequence MASPAFAVVNVQLNLRYTNPANPNGGGTWDLLAQSTGAQGLAGAQITIGGNLGVTGTDTPLAAITPNAAVFNATTSVFKFTGTAASTTITLGDDLAGSVIFNVGKGAGTPGNIAADDLFPSNSVFWDNSALLASGSWTGARPTLVTGGITANEFDATGKAVVATNGTVSVRGDSVGVDGLKLGDVNRDGLVNVNDFGGLSANYLQPGVKTWDQGDFNSDGTVNVNDFGALSSNYNSAIVPPRPVSAVPEPTSIAMLGVALLGLGAFAKRK; translated from the coding sequence ATGGCAAGCCCGGCGTTCGCCGTGGTGAACGTCCAGCTTAACCTTCGGTACACAAACCCTGCCAACCCGAACGGCGGCGGCACCTGGGACCTGTTGGCCCAGTCGACCGGCGCTCAAGGCTTGGCCGGTGCCCAAATCACCATCGGCGGCAATCTCGGCGTGACGGGTACTGACACCCCGCTAGCCGCGATCACCCCGAACGCGGCTGTCTTCAATGCGACGACCAGTGTCTTCAAGTTCACTGGCACCGCTGCTTCGACGACGATCACCCTCGGTGACGACTTGGCTGGCTCGGTGATCTTCAACGTCGGCAAGGGCGCTGGCACCCCGGGTAACATCGCCGCTGACGACCTGTTCCCCTCGAATTCGGTGTTCTGGGACAACTCGGCCCTACTCGCTTCGGGTTCGTGGACCGGTGCTCGCCCGACGCTGGTGACAGGCGGTATCACGGCGAATGAGTTCGATGCGACCGGCAAGGCCGTTGTCGCCACGAACGGCACCGTCAGCGTCCGCGGCGATAGCGTCGGCGTCGATGGCCTGAAGCTGGGCGACGTCAACCGCGATGGCTTGGTCAACGTCAACGACTTCGGTGGCTTGTCGGCCAACTACCTGCAACCGGGCGTGAAGACTTGGGATCAAGGTGATTTCAACTCGGACGGCACGGTCAACGTCAATGACTTCGGCGCCCTGTCGTCGAACTACAACTCTGCAATCGTACCGCCCCGCCCGGTCTCGGCAGTTCCGGAACCGACCAGCATTGCGATGCTGGGCGTTGCCCTGCTGGGTCTTGGTGCCTTCGCAAAGCGAAAGTAA
- the thrS gene encoding threonine--tRNA ligase, producing the protein MLIVILPDGSRREFDDSVSAYDVAAGISGGLARAAIAAEVDGELRDLHAPLVASPQAGKTPEVSVRLITKKDPEALGIMRHSAAHVMAQAVMRLHKGVGLAFGPTTATGFYYDFQLDKPLSEEDFPAIEAEMAKIVAADDRFERMIVPRSKAVEMCREMGQKLKVEHIETGLAAEETLSFYRQGEFLDLCRGKHIPSTGHIGKAFKLLSIAGAYWKGDASRDQLQRLYATAYFDKKELTDYLTQMEEAKRRDHRVLGKQLELFTISQTVGSGLILWLPKGAVIRQTLEDYLKGELRRRGYDAVYTPNIGKIELYQISGHFPYYSDSQFPPIDLSEREGQKPGEGERYLLKPMNCPHHIMIYKAKPRSYRDLPVRLAEFGTVYRFEQSGELNGMTRVRGFCQDDAHIFCTEEQVADEFRGCLEMTQTVLKSLGMNNYRVRLGFRDPNGDKYVGSSEVWDRAEASLKAVCESMDLPDMSIEAGEAAFYGPKADFVVTDCIGREWQLGTVQLDYNLPSKERFGLEYTGADNAPHQPVMIHRAPLGSMERFVGVLIEHFAGAFPLWLAPEQARVVTVSEKSEEYGRSVEQKLKEAGFRVTGDYRGSKLQAKIREAQLGLIPYMIVVGEKDAANGTVALRDRIDGDLGAFPLAEAIARLQAEIDAKTVRQVADAAAPSPVDRGAKNEY; encoded by the coding sequence ATGCTTATCGTTATTTTGCCGGATGGTAGCCGGCGAGAGTTCGACGACAGCGTTTCGGCTTACGACGTCGCGGCGGGAATCAGCGGCGGATTGGCCCGGGCGGCGATTGCGGCTGAGGTCGACGGCGAGCTGCGAGATCTCCATGCTCCGCTTGTCGCCAGTCCGCAGGCAGGCAAGACTCCAGAGGTCTCCGTCCGCCTCATCACCAAGAAGGATCCCGAAGCGCTCGGCATCATGCGGCATAGCGCCGCCCATGTGATGGCTCAAGCGGTCATGCGGCTCCACAAGGGCGTCGGCCTCGCGTTCGGCCCCACCACCGCCACCGGCTTCTACTACGACTTCCAGCTCGATAAGCCCCTCTCGGAAGAGGACTTCCCGGCGATCGAAGCCGAAATGGCCAAAATCGTCGCCGCCGACGACCGGTTCGAGCGGATGATCGTCCCGCGGTCGAAAGCCGTCGAAATGTGCCGTGAAATGGGCCAAAAACTCAAAGTCGAACATATCGAAACGGGCCTCGCCGCTGAGGAAACCCTTTCGTTCTACCGTCAGGGCGAGTTCCTCGACCTCTGCCGCGGCAAGCATATCCCCAGCACTGGGCACATTGGCAAGGCGTTCAAGCTCCTCAGCATCGCCGGCGCCTATTGGAAGGGAGACGCTTCGCGCGATCAGCTCCAACGGCTCTATGCGACCGCCTATTTCGATAAGAAAGAGCTGACCGACTACCTCACCCAAATGGAGGAGGCGAAGCGGCGCGACCACCGCGTGCTCGGCAAGCAGCTCGAGCTGTTCACCATCAGCCAAACCGTCGGCTCCGGGCTCATCCTGTGGCTGCCGAAGGGCGCCGTCATTCGGCAAACCCTGGAGGATTACCTGAAGGGCGAGCTCCGCCGCCGCGGCTACGACGCGGTCTACACTCCGAACATCGGCAAGATCGAGCTCTACCAGATCTCGGGCCACTTCCCGTATTACAGCGATTCGCAATTCCCGCCGATCGATCTCAGCGAGCGGGAAGGGCAGAAGCCGGGCGAGGGGGAACGTTACCTCCTCAAGCCGATGAACTGCCCGCATCACATCATGATTTACAAGGCGAAGCCGCGGTCGTATCGCGATTTGCCGGTCCGGCTGGCGGAATTCGGCACCGTCTACCGCTTCGAGCAGTCGGGCGAACTGAACGGCATGACCCGCGTCCGCGGCTTCTGCCAGGACGATGCCCACATCTTCTGCACTGAAGAGCAGGTGGCTGACGAGTTCCGCGGCTGTCTGGAAATGACCCAAACCGTGCTGAAATCGCTCGGCATGAACAACTACCGGGTCCGGCTGGGCTTCCGCGACCCGAACGGCGACAAGTACGTCGGCAGCTCCGAGGTCTGGGATCGGGCCGAGGCGTCGCTCAAGGCGGTTTGCGAGTCGATGGATTTGCCCGACATGTCGATCGAAGCGGGCGAGGCGGCCTTCTACGGCCCCAAGGCCGACTTCGTGGTGACCGACTGCATCGGCCGCGAGTGGCAGCTGGGCACGGTGCAGCTCGACTACAACCTGCCGAGCAAAGAGCGGTTCGGCCTGGAATACACCGGCGCCGACAACGCCCCGCATCAGCCGGTGATGATTCACCGGGCGCCGCTGGGGTCGATGGAGCGGTTCGTCGGCGTGCTGATCGAGCATTTTGCCGGGGCGTTCCCGTTGTGGCTGGCGCCGGAGCAGGCCCGCGTGGTGACCGTCAGCGAAAAGTCCGAAGAGTACGGCCGCTCGGTGGAGCAGAAGCTGAAGGAGGCGGGCTTCCGCGTCACGGGCGATTACCGCGGCAGCAAGCTGCAGGCGAAGATCCGCGAAGCCCAGCTGGGTCTGATTCCGTACATGATTGTGGTGGGCGAGAAGGACGCCGCCAACGGAACCGTTGCCCTGCGGGATCGCATCGACGGCGACTTGGGGGCGTTTCCGCTGGCGGAGGCGATCGCTCGGCTGCAGGCGGAGATCGATGCGAAGACGGTTCGCCAGGTTGCCGACGCCGCAGCGCCGTCGCCGGTCGACCGCGGGGCGAAGAACGAGTATTGA